TCTTATCATCGAAGGTATAATCAATCGCCAGACTGCGGGCAACCGGCATACCGTTGAGTGATGATTCGCGGAAGCAGCTGTATATATATGGCAGCAACTTGTATCGCAGTGTGATGTAATTGCGCGAGATGTTTTCAACCATTTCTCCGTACGCCCAGGGTTCTGCCTGGCGGGTGTCGTAATGGGTATGGCTTCTGAAGAAGGGACTGAATGCCCCGATGCCAATCCAGCGGGCAAAAAGGGCGGGGGAGGCATCTTTACTGAAGCCGCCCACATCAACCCCGGTAAAAGCTACCCCACTGAGACCGATGCTGTTTACCAGCCGGCATCCCAACATCATATGCTCGTCGGTTGCCTGGTTGTCGCCTGTCCACAGGGCGGTGTAGCGCTGCAATCCGGAGTAACCGGCACGGGTAAGGATCAGCGGCCGGTGGTCGTTCATCAGCTTTCGGGTGCCTTCGTAAGTGCTTTTCGACATCAGCAGACCGTATACATTTTTGGCTTCGCGGTAAGAAGTCTTCCTGCCTTCCCAGTCGAACTCTACCAGGTGTGGGGTGTAACCGTTGCCCCAGGAAGCAATTTCATTCATATCGTTCCAGAAACCTGTGACGCCGTCGTTCACCAGCCCCCTGAACTTTTCGCCCCACCATTCGCGGGCCGCAGGCTTGGTGAAATCGGGAAAGTGGCACCATCCGGGCCATACCTGAGCAGTGTAAACGGCTCCGTCTGGATATTTGGCAAATATATCCTTTTGAAGTCCGTCTTCATAAGCTTCATAGCCTTTTTCAACCTTAATGCCGGGATCCACGATCAATGTGGTATGGATGCCCATTGCTTTCAGATCTGAAAGAAGCTTTGCCGGATTGCTGAAACGGTCGGGATGCCAGGTGAAGATCTTGTATGCGTCCATGTGATGAATGTCGAGGTAGATCACATCGAGCGGAATCCTGCGGTCGCGGAAGTTCTGAGCGGTGTTCAATACTTCCGTATCAGGGAAGTAACTCCAGCGGCATTGCTGGTATCCCAATGCCCACAGTGGCGGCATGGTCATCCGGCCGGTGAGGTGGGTATATTGTTCCAGGATGCCTGCTACTGAAGGGGCGTGCATGAAGTAGTAGTCCATTTCACCGTCATCGGCGCTGAAAGAACTGAAACGGTCGTTGCTGGCTCCGAAGTTAAAGCGGCTGCGGTGGCTGTTGTCCATAAATATCCCGTAAACCAGGCTGTCGTGCATACCGATGTAAAAAGGTATAGTAACATAAAGGGGATCATCGTTGGGACCATACCTGGGATTGTCGGTATTCCAGTTGTCGTAAGCCGATCCGCGGCGGTCGAGGTTGCCGGTTTTTTCGCCCAGGCCGATGAAGCGTTCCCCATCAAGCAATTGTTTGTAGGTGGTGACTTCAGTGCCTATCCAGGCTGTTCCGAAGGCCGGATCGTCGGTGTTAAGCAGGCGGCCGTCAGGGTTGTAAAAACTGAAGCGTACGGGATTGCGGCTGATGTCGAGCCGCAGCGCATCCGTGCGCACTACAAGCCGGTCCTGTGTTTCCTCCAGTGTATAACCGGCTTCACCGGGATCGGCCACTACCGCGTATGAAAAGTCATTCCTGAAATCGTCCTTCACAATTCTGACCCGCACAATGCCGGATTCATAAACGGTAAGTTCGGCCCTGCCGTAATCTGTATTCAACAACAGCCTTTGCCCTTCCCTGCTGAAGGTGGTGAGATTGCCAAGACTCCTGCTGAGTGAACCCTGTGTAAATGCCTGACTCATAAGCAATGTAGATAACGCCAGTGTGAGTATTGTTTTCTTCATAAATCATATGTTTTTCCAAAACAGGCATTCTGCTGTTTCAGGATGAAATTTACCGGTATAACTGTTATCTGTAGTAAAGCTTATAGCCCCATGCCGGAAGTTCTGCTGAATCACCTTTTCTGAATCTGGTTTCTTCACCGGAAAACAGTTCGGTATATTTTCCTTTATAGGCTTTACCACTCAGGGTGAATGAGACAGGTTCGGGACTAAGGTTCAACAGTACGAAAACTTTATGGTTTTCCTTCTCGCGGATAAACGCAAATACTTTCTCATCTGCATCCGTGTTGATCCTGAGCCAGTTTCCGCCCCAGGGGCCATTGTACAGGGCAGGGTTTGTCTTTTTCAGGTTCAGGATGGTTTTGTAAAATCCGGTCATGCTGTAATTGCCCCATTCAACAGGATCTTTCTCGAAAAATTCCAGCCGCTTGTTGAGACCGGCCTCCTGCCCGGTATATACCAGCGGCATCCCTGGAACGGTGGCGGTAAGCACATAAAAAGCCTCAACCCCGTCACCCAGTCTTTCAGACTCGGTTCCGTTCCATGAGTTTTCGTCATGGTTCGTAATGAAATACATACGGTAGGCTCCTTCGGGATAAAGGGTGTCGTTCTTCTTCAGATAGGTTTCTATGTCGTTTGCATTGGCTTCACCTTTGGCAATTTTGTTTTTGATGTTATGAAATTCCCATCCGTACGACATGTCGAAAGCAGTGTGCAGCCAGGGTTTTTCACCTTCGGCCAGCATAAACACCGGTTTGATTTTGTCAAGTTCCTTCCTGACATTGTCCCAGAATGTTGCAGGAACAAGCTCTGCAACATCACAACGGTATCCGTCAATATCAAACTCCTTTACCCAGTATTTCATGGCTTCTAGCATGTAGTCGTTGGTTTCGTTGAATTCGTAATTGAAAGCTACAACATCGGTCCAATCGTAAGGAGAAATCATATTGCCAACCGAGTCCTTTTTATAATAATCTGGATTTTCAGTTACCAGCGGATTGTCCCAGGATGAATGATTGGCAACCCAATCCAGAATCACATACATCCCCGCTTCGTGGGCTTTCTTTACCAGTCGCTTAAAGTCTTCAGGCGTGCCGAATTCAGGATTAATCCCGTAATAATCTTTGATGGAGTAATAGCTGCCCAGGGTTCCTTTGCGGTTTAACTCTCCGATAGGGTGGATGGGCATAAGCCAGAGGATATCTGTTCCAAGTTCCTTAAGCCGCGGCAACTGGGATTCAACGGCAGCAAAGGTGCCTTCCGGAGAGAACTGTCTGATGTTCACTTCATAAATACTCAGGTTTTTACTCCATTCCGGATGTTTCACCTGCCCCGGATCCTGGCCGGCTGCCCCGGAATCTTTTGCCTGTTTGCAGGATGACAGGATGCTTATCTGGGTTAAAACCAGTAAAGTGAAAAGGACTGAATTTCTGATTTTCATTGATGTGTTTTTAAGTTTCGGAATATTGGCTTTCATACACAAAGATAAACATTCTGGTAATTTCCGGGATCGATGATGCCTTGACTTATAAATGAATTACCCCTGTAATTCAGCCTGATTAATACTATTCGATAATATCAGGTAAACAGGATGGGAGAGAACAGGGTATTATTTCTAAAATCAGGATTGATGACTCCGGCTGCCTGCAAGACCAATTAAGCCCCGGTACATTTTGAGGAAGGGATGGGATTCAGCAGGTCTGTCAGATACTGATCATAGAATGGCCTTGCCGATTCCGGATCCCGGTGTGGATGAATTTTTATTTGATTCAAAAAAAATCAGGCCACGCTGGTTGAACGTGGCCTGATCTGAGTGTAAGAAAATTTTAATTTGTGCTGAAAAGGTCGTCTTTCAGTTTTGAATTGACTTTGATGCTGAGCACTTTAAGGTCGATTGTTTGCGGACCCATTTGCTGACTGATGGCAAAGGGGAACCTGACGCCGTTTACTTCACGGTAATCGCCAAACGTGGCAGTGCCCTGTTCACTCAGTTCTTTAACTTTTAGTCCTGATTTGGCATCGAAAAACTGGGTTGATTGTTTGCCGGATGGATAGGTCAGTATAAGGCGATAACATTCCACACCGTCAATTTCTTCGATACCTTCAAGGGTTAAGTTGACCCCAAGTCTTGCATAATGCAATTCCTGATTCATTTCGGCTTCCACTTTCATATCTTCAAGTTCATTGCCTTCGAGCACTTTATTTTCTCCTCCCATCGGAGAAATAAGTTTAGCGGTAGTACCGTCAAATACCATTTTCTGGAAAACCATTTCACCGGCTCCAACCTTCATCATATACTTATTGGGAGACTTTCGGTAAAAATCAAATCCGATGGTCATGCCCTGCATGGTGGTGCTTGCCATCATGGTCATGTCCTTGATTTTATTCAGGGCTTTTTCGCCGCCAATTGCATTGATGTATGATTTCAGCACGTTTTCGGCGGTCATACCTTCGGGAGCTGGTTTTACCCTGGTGTTAGGATCGTATTCCTTGCCGTTGAAATCGTAATACTTAATCGCTTTGCCTCCTGTGAATTGTCCGAGCCTCGGGGCAATTTCAGCAGCCTTGCCAACCGCCAGTATATATGCGTTTTCGGGCTTAATATATTTGCCGGCCACCGCTTTGACATCTTCTGCACTGACAGCGGCAAGGTTTTTCATATAATTGGCGTAATAATCAGCGTCAAGTCCGTAACGGGCTGTACTGATTGCAAAATTCGCGACGGTCTGGGGGCGCTCGAGTGAAAGGGCAAAATTACCGTTCAGGAAGTTTTTTACCAGGTTCAGTTCATCTTCCGGCACCAATTCTTCGCGGATGCGGCGCATTTCATAGAACACTTCATTGATGGCGCTGTCGGTGACAGAATTCCTGATTTCCGTGTTGACATTGAAGCGGCCGGTAAGTTTATCCGTATTGAGCTGTGAATAAGCTCCATAGGTATACGCTTTGTCCTCGCGAAGGTTATTGAACAGCCTGAATGTGCCGCCTCCGAGTATGGTATTCATCACCCGTGCTTTGATGGCATCCTCCGATCCGGGTTTCAGATCCACCGGATAGCCGATTCTGAGCGCTGTCTGAACTGCATCGGGGCGGTCAACAATGGCGACTGTATTGGATGCTGGCAATGCCGGTGTTTCAGGCGTATACTGGATTACATCCGCTTTTTCCCAATTGCCTAAATATTTCTGCATAAGTTCCATTGCCTCGGCCTTGGTGATGTCACCGACAATGGCCATATACCCGATATTCGGCCTGAAAAACGCCTGGTAAAAAGCCCGGCAGTGGTCTACACTGATGTTTTCAACTGATTTTTCAGTCATAGATTCCCCGTAAGGGTGGGCTGCACCGTAAACCAATTGCTTGCTGATCCTGTCGCTGATTGCTTCCGGATCATTTTCCTGCGCTTTCAGTCCCGAAATGGCCTGGGTCTTCAGTTTGGCAAGTTCCTCTTCTTTAAAGGAAGGATTCATCAGGACATCCGCCATCAGCGTCAGCAATTGACCGTTGTGCTTTTTGAGCGCGGAAGCATAAATTCCTGTTGAAGAAGTGCTCAGGTCGGCACCGATAAAGTCAATGGCTTCATCCAGTTCATCCTTTGTCAGGTTGGTTGTGCCGGTACGCAGCATCTGGCCGGCGAAATCGGCCATTCCTGCCATATTGCCTTCGGGTACGGGATTGTAGTCCAGGATCAGGGAATAAGAAACCCTGGGAATTTTATGGTTTTCAACAACAAAGACCTTCAGGCCGTTCTCCAGCTCAAAACTTTCATATTTTCCGATATTGATCACCGGAGCCGGGGCCGGCTGCGGACGGACACTTCTGTCAAGTTTTTCTGTTTTTCCGCCGGATTTCCCCGTTTTTACCTGTGCATTGAGGAACTGGGGAAGTACTGCAAATGCTGTTGCAATAATAATTATGATCAGTTTTTTCATTGTCTTTCCTCCTTATTGATTACAGGGTTTGTTTTGGTAAATAATACAGTACAACCCTGTTTTCCTTTGTAAGGTACTGGTTGGCCACCCTTTTGATATCGGCTTTGGTCACGGCCATATAGCGGTCAATCTCTGTATTGATCAGGTTGGCGTCACCGAAATACATGTGATAGTCTGAAAGGCTTTCAGCGATTCCTGCCATAGTTGAATTGCGGCTGATAAAATCGTTTTCAACCTTGTTGCGTAATTTTTCAAATTCCCGGTCGCTGAGCTCTTCCTGCTGAGCTTTGGCAATCTCTTCATTGATGGCATTTTCAAAGTCATCAGGAGCCACGCCTGAGTTTACGATACCAAATACCAGGAACAGGCCGGGATCTTCCAGGGCAAAGGGAAAGGCCCCGACAAACATGGCTTTCTGTTGCTTGTCAACAATCGATTTGGTCATTCGGGAGCTTTCGCCGTCGCTCAGCAGCGTAGTCAGCATGCTGAGTGCATAGTAGTCCGGAGTGCCTTTGGCGGGAATGTGATAAGCCTGAACAACAGCAGGCAGCTGGATATTGTCGTAAACGGTATCACGTACTTCGGCCGTTTTTACTGGTTCTACGATGTCAGGACGGTAAATTTCCTTTGTTCCCCGGGGGATGTCGCCGAAATATTTCTGAACAAGCTTTTTAGTTGATTCCACATCAATATCTCCGGCAATGGAGAGCGTGGCATTATTGGGAACATAGAATATAGAATGGAATTCCATAAATTCTTCCAGGGTGGCGATGTTGATGGATTCGGCCGATCCGATGGGCATCCAGCGGTAGGGGTGCTCTTTGAAAGCAGCACTGAAAGTTTTTTCCATCAGGGTGCCGTATGGACGGTTGTCGTACGACTGTTTGCGTTCTTCCTTCACAACGCTGCGCTGGGTTTCGACGCCAATGCTGTCGATGCGCAGGTGAAGCAGCCGCTCTGATTCCATCCATAGACCAAGCTCGAGTTGATTTGAGGGGAGCAGCAGATAATAAAAAGTCCTGTCGAAGCTGGTATTGGCATTCAGGCTTGCCCCTGCATTCATGGCAATTTTGTCGAATTCACTCCTGCCAATGTTCTCGCTTCCTTCAAACATCAGGTGTTCGAAAAAATGGGCAAAGCCGGTTCGCTCAGGATTTTCATTTTTTGAGCCCACATGATAGGAAATGGTAACTGCAACAATGGGAGTGGAATTGTCCTTGTGCAGGATAACATGCAAACCGTTATCCAGATCATACTCCGTGAAGTCGATGCGGTTTTGGGCGTTTGTCAGTGTAAAAGCCAATAGGCTGATAACCAACAGAAAGGCCTTTTTGAATGTGTTCATCTGATTGTTGTAATTTATAGTGGTTAACTGAATAATTCCCGGATTTTATTAATGTTAATTTCTGAAAAATCGCTGAGGACGCTGTGTGCTTCAGTGAGCTCAACCCTGTGATGGGTGGTTGCAACGCCTATGACTTTCATTTTTGCCTTCAGGGCGGCATCAATGCCTTTTAATGTGTCTTCAAAAACCAGGCAATCAGCAGGATCAGTTTTTAGCATAGCAGCCGCTTTCAGAAAAACCTCCGGATCGGGTTTGCCCCGCCTGACCATGGATGCGTCGGCTATGGCCGTGAAGTACTCCCGTATTCCGGTTTCAGCCAGAATAAAGTCAACATTGGCCCTTTCTGCTGATGTGGCGATGGCCATCGGGATTCCGGCTGTTTTAAGGTCAAACAGCAATTCCTTTAATCCCGGGATAAGCACTACATTATCGTGGTACAGATATCTGTAGATAAGTTCCTTTTCGGCTGAATATTCGGCAATTTTTGAAGCAGGTAATTCTTTTTTAAAAATAAAGGCCAGGTGATCTGCATTTGATCCGCCAAAAACATATTCAAGGAAATCGTCAGCAGAAATACTTTTTCCATGGCGTGAACAAAATTTCTCCCAGGCCATCAGGTGATACCGGAAATTGTCAACCAGTACCCCGTCCATATCAAAGATTACAGCTATATTCCCAGTCATTACATTTTTACTTCTCGGTTGATATATGTACTGTAATCTTTTACCTTTTGCCTGTATTCCTCATTGAAAAGGTGCGATGAAATGATGAAATCCGCGGTTGAACGGTTACAGGCGGTCGGGATATTGTATAACACAGTGATCCTTAGCAATGCTTTCACATCTACATCATGCGGCTGAGGCTGCATCGGATCCCAGAAGAAGATCATCAGGTCAATCTCACCATCGACGATCATTGCGCCAAGTTGCTGATCTCCTCCCAGGGGGCCTGATTTCAGCTTGGTTACTTCAAAACTGCTGAATTTTTCACTGTCGAGGGCCGGCTTTAGCTGTTGCTCAATAAGCTTTCCGGTAGTTCCGGTGCAGATAATTTTATGTTCAAGAAGCGTAACAGCATTGTATTCTACCCATTCTATAAGATCCTGTTTGCGGTTATCGTGTGCTACCAGGGCAATTCTCTTTTTCTTTTCCATCTTTAAAGGAATGAGCGGCGAAATTAACAAAAAGAGTAATGATGTCTGCTTTTTTTATACGGTTTGTGTTGTGTGAATCAGGGACTTCACAGCTTATTTATTTTTGTATCTTTGCAGCGTTTTTTAGAAGTGAGACCCTAAAGACCTAAGTTATTCATTTTAAAGAAGAAACTACATGAACAGAGTTATGGTACTTACCGGTGGCGGCGACTGTCCGGGACTAAATGCGGTAATCCGCGCCATCGTAAAGCGAGCCGCCCGCGAAAAAGACTGGGAAGTGGTGGGCAGTATTGAAGCTTTTAATGGCATCTTGCGTGAGCCCACCGAAATTGTTGTACTGGACGAGAAAGCTGTTTCCGGGATACACTACCAGGGTGGCACCATCATACAAACTACCAACAAAGGAGGCCCTTTTGCCTGGCCCGTTAAGCAAAAAGACGGTTCTTATATCGCCGTTGACCGCTCCGATGAAATGATCAGAAAGATCCAGTATCTCGGTATTGACGCGGTGATCAATATCGGCGGGGACGGATCGCAGCGGATTTCGCAGGCTTTGTTTGAGAAAGGACTGAATATAATCGGGGTGCCCAAGACCATCGACAATGACCTTTCCGCAACGGATGCAACCTTTGGATTTCAGACAGCAATTCAGATTGCCACCGAGGCAGTTGATAAACTGGTGACCACTGCTGCCAGTCACAACAGGGTTCAGATTCTTGAAGTAATGGGCCGCAATGCCGGCTGGATTGCGTTGAATGCTGCGGTGGCCGGGGGCGCTGAAATCTGCCTGCTGCCTGAGTTCCCATACGATATTGAGAAAGTTATGGAACGTATTGAGAAACGATTCGACAAAGGCCGCGGTTTTGTAAATATCGTGATTGCTGAAGGCGCGCGCAATATCAAGGGTGATCTTATCGCCGAGAAAAGCCAGGAGGTTGGGTATGCCAACGTAAAACTGGGAGGAGTAGGTTTCCGGTTCGAAGAGGAACTGAAAGAGGCCGGTTGTGAACACAGTATACGTACTACGGTGCTGGGCCATCTGCAAAGGGGAGGCGTTCCCATTGCCTATGACCGGGTGCTGGCAACCCAGTATGGCGTAAAAGCTTTTGAGCTTGTGCTTGCCGGTGAATTCGGACGTATGGTTTCATACCGTCATCCCTACATCACTTCCGTTACTTTGAAAGAAGCAATTCAGAAGCCCAATCTTGTGGATCCTGATACCGCGCTGATGAAAACCGCCCGTGGCATAGGAATTTGCTTCGGCGATTGATTTAGGGGGAGAAGAATCCCTGAAAATTAAAATAAATGCCTGAATGACCTTTTGCAGCCGTTCAGGCATTTACATTTTTTGGTGTTCCGTAGCACCCGGATTAATTCACCATAAGTTTAGCAACCCCGCCGGTGGTGTTCCTTACAAGATAGATGCCCGGTTTCAGGCTGCCTATATCTATTTTCTGACTAGTCACAGCCGGCAGTATCTCCCTGCCGGAAAGGTCAAAAATGGAAATAGTCTCGAACTCCTCCAGGTAAATAAAGCCGGTATTGCTGGGATTCGGATAAATATTCAGCCGGTATGCAGGGATTTCCGGGATGCCCACCATACTGTTTGTGCTTCCTGGCGTCGGATTGTCAAATAGCTTCCATTCCACTGCACCATCGGTAACCCTGCCCATGGAAATGTTGGTTGACTGGTTTATATATGTAATGCCATCGATAAGTGCAAATCCCGATGCTTCATTATCGAAAATGCCGATCTCTTCATTGTCCTTGTCAAGTTTATAAGGGGTGTGCATACTTCCCTGGGTGGGCTGACCATCGGCCCATACAAGCAGGTATCCGCCGGCACCGATGGTGGTATCGGGGAATGCCCATTTTACGGGATTGTTCAGGTTATCGCTCAGGTATTTGTCGCCCAGCCACACCGCCTGACCGCCTGCGTTATAAATCTCAATCCAGTCATCGTACTCACCGTATTCATCGGCGATGGTCGAGCTGTTGCTGGCCATAAACTCATTGATATAGAGCATGATCGGGTTGGGTGACGGAATGGTGTACTGTACGGCATCGCAGGGCTTTGCAACGGTTACCTGGTTGTTGTCGGTCGCTTTTATTCTGAATTCCAGCAGTGTATTGGCGTCCATCCCGCTGAGTGTAGCGATGAAAGTTCCGCCGTCTGATGTGGTTTTGTTGTTCAATCTGTTTCCGGTCATGGTCTTTTGCTGCCAGCCGCCACCGTTTATCCGGTACTCAAGCGTCACGGAATTCAGGTTTTCGTCTTCCGCAAAGGCAAGGATCCTGATTTCCTGAAAGGGGAGGGGGGCATTGTGCCGGATATATCTGATCATGGGCGGGGCGTTCAGGTTCTGCGCCTGTACAAGCGCTGAAGTGTTTCTTGTCTGCAGGTATGGCAGCAGCCCCACCGGCACATGCGCACCGGTTCCTGCTTCAAATGATTGATTAAACGATGCAATAGTGTAACCGTAGTCCAGCGGATAGTAGGGGTCGTTTGCCACAAAAGGCTGCAACCGGTCGCGGATAACAAAAAGATTGTCGAGGAAGTCCTGCCGGGAAGTAACCTGCTGAATGGCCTGTTTCAGGTAATAAGTGAACTGTGCTTTGTAATCCGGCACCTGCATCAGGCGCGTAAAAAGAGGACGAGGTTCGGAAGGGTGCGCCCAGCTGTAAATATTCCTTGAAGCCCATTCAATCCCGAACCAGTCAATACCAAAAGTATTGTCCACATCATAGGGGATATATTCAAACAACCCGGTGGCCGTGTTGTGATAGAGGTAAAAATTGTTTTTATTGTAGATATATCCGTCCCAATTACCGGTAATTATATCTACAGCCGCTACTTTCAGGTAATCCTGCACGTTAAAGACTTTTTCGAGTGCACACGGAAGCTGCTGGAGGGGCGTGTCGTTCAGTACATCGATAAAATGGGCCAGATCACTGTAATCATCCGCCTCTTCATTGATTTTAAGCTCATAAGCCCTGCGACCTCCGGATTCGAACTTGTACAGGTCGGGATTTGCCCCGCGGTAGGTTAGGTCGGCCGGATAAAGGCATTTGTATAGGTTACCGTCATTATTGCCAAACCATGTTTTTGCAAATTCTTCATCGATATGCTCAACATTTATATAAAGCCCGTGGTAGTTGCCGTTGATGTAAACCCGTACATGGTTATAACGCGGGCCTGCCAGCGAACACTGCCTGAGGATATCCCAGTAAATACCCGCCCTGCTCACCGAAGGGTCATTGTGCTCACCATTCAGGTTAAGTTTTTCAACCCCATGATATTTTCTGCCGGATATAAATGTATTGAAGGAAACTTTAAAGGATTTTTTTTGTGAATACCTGGAGGTGTTGCCCCTGAGCCTGAAACCAATGTCGCGGATGGTGTCGTGTACATTTCCGTTGTCAAAGACAAATACCGCCCTGAATTCATGATCCGACTCCACATTGGCATAAATCCAGCTCAGGGTGTCGGGATGAATCAGCACGTCGATGCGCGGAACCGTTGATTTGATATAGACTTCGCCATCGGCAGGAAACAATGGTTGTGCGTGAAGGAAGGTACAGGAAGTGATCAGAATGAGAATGGCGGACAATCGTTTCATTTTAAAGCGATTTACAGGGAAGTGATCCTTGATTTTATGCAAAGGTAGATTAATAATATTTGCATGGGGTGATTTGGCAGAATTACCCTACCCGCTTTTATGCCGGAATGGGAACAATTTTGCATCCGGTGTTTACTCATTAAATTAGCCTGTAAGAGTAATTTGTT
This sequence is a window from Lentimicrobium saccharophilum. Protein-coding genes within it:
- a CDS encoding glycoside hydrolase family 31 protein — translated: MKKTILTLALSTLLMSQAFTQGSLSRSLGNLTTFSREGQRLLLNTDYGRAELTVYESGIVRVRIVKDDFRNDFSYAVVADPGEAGYTLEETQDRLVVRTDALRLDISRNPVRFSFYNPDGRLLNTDDPAFGTAWIGTEVTTYKQLLDGERFIGLGEKTGNLDRRGSAYDNWNTDNPRYGPNDDPLYVTIPFYIGMHDSLVYGIFMDNSHRSRFNFGASNDRFSSFSADDGEMDYYFMHAPSVAGILEQYTHLTGRMTMPPLWALGYQQCRWSYFPDTEVLNTAQNFRDRRIPLDVIYLDIHHMDAYKIFTWHPDRFSNPAKLLSDLKAMGIHTTLIVDPGIKVEKGYEAYEDGLQKDIFAKYPDGAVYTAQVWPGWCHFPDFTKPAAREWWGEKFRGLVNDGVTGFWNDMNEIASWGNGYTPHLVEFDWEGRKTSYREAKNVYGLLMSKSTYEGTRKLMNDHRPLILTRAGYSGLQRYTALWTGDNQATDEHMMLGCRLVNSIGLSGVAFTGVDVGGFSKDASPALFARWIGIGAFSPFFRSHTHYDTRQAEPWAYGEMVENISRNYITLRYKLLPYIYSCFRESSLNGMPVARSLAIDYTFDDKIYQYAYQNQYLFGSSILVAPVESTRDLVKVYLPAGEWYDLHSGIKLNGNNEVIAESPLHKLPVYVKAGSVIPMQKPVQSTAESPGGTLFLHIFYGHNNSSFIYYEDDGTSYNYEQGNFYSRRMSFDPDRHEVVLEKATGSKASQIREVKLILHGFPDGTRFWLDGEKLTAAKGLTDLFNALEPGDPHYLENLHKPLKTLNAGFALKDAKMVIKWE
- a CDS encoding insulinase family protein; amino-acid sequence: MKKLIIIIIATAFAVLPQFLNAQVKTGKSGGKTEKLDRSVRPQPAPAPVINIGKYESFELENGLKVFVVENHKIPRVSYSLILDYNPVPEGNMAGMADFAGQMLRTGTTNLTKDELDEAIDFIGADLSTSSTGIYASALKKHNGQLLTLMADVLMNPSFKEEELAKLKTQAISGLKAQENDPEAISDRISKQLVYGAAHPYGESMTEKSVENISVDHCRAFYQAFFRPNIGYMAIVGDITKAEAMELMQKYLGNWEKADVIQYTPETPALPASNTVAIVDRPDAVQTALRIGYPVDLKPGSEDAIKARVMNTILGGGTFRLFNNLREDKAYTYGAYSQLNTDKLTGRFNVNTEIRNSVTDSAINEVFYEMRRIREELVPEDELNLVKNFLNGNFALSLERPQTVANFAISTARYGLDADYYANYMKNLAAVSAEDVKAVAGKYIKPENAYILAVGKAAEIAPRLGQFTGGKAIKYYDFNGKEYDPNTRVKPAPEGMTAENVLKSYINAIGGEKALNKIKDMTMMASTTMQGMTIGFDFYRKSPNKYMMKVGAGEMVFQKMVFDGTTAKLISPMGGENKVLEGNELEDMKVEAEMNQELHYARLGVNLTLEGIEEIDGVECYRLILTYPSGKQSTQFFDAKSGLKVKELSEQGTATFGDYREVNGVRFPFAISQQMGPQTIDLKVLSIKVNSKLKDDLFSTN
- a CDS encoding methylglyoxal synthase — translated: MEKKKRIALVAHDNRKQDLIEWVEYNAVTLLEHKIICTGTTGKLIEQQLKPALDSEKFSSFEVTKLKSGPLGGDQQLGAMIVDGEIDLMIFFWDPMQPQPHDVDVKALLRITVLYNIPTACNRSTADFIISSHLFNEEYRQKVKDYSTYINREVKM
- a CDS encoding alpha-amylase family glycosyl hydrolase; amino-acid sequence: MKIRNSVLFTLLVLTQISILSSCKQAKDSGAAGQDPGQVKHPEWSKNLSIYEVNIRQFSPEGTFAAVESQLPRLKELGTDILWLMPIHPIGELNRKGTLGSYYSIKDYYGINPEFGTPEDFKRLVKKAHEAGMYVILDWVANHSSWDNPLVTENPDYYKKDSVGNMISPYDWTDVVAFNYEFNETNDYMLEAMKYWVKEFDIDGYRCDVAELVPATFWDNVRKELDKIKPVFMLAEGEKPWLHTAFDMSYGWEFHNIKNKIAKGEANANDIETYLKKNDTLYPEGAYRMYFITNHDENSWNGTESERLGDGVEAFYVLTATVPGMPLVYTGQEAGLNKRLEFFEKDPVEWGNYSMTGFYKTILNLKKTNPALYNGPWGGNWLRINTDADEKVFAFIREKENHKVFVLLNLSPEPVSFTLSGKAYKGKYTELFSGEETRFRKGDSAELPAWGYKLYYR
- a CDS encoding HAD family hydrolase, producing MTGNIAVIFDMDGVLVDNFRYHLMAWEKFCSRHGKSISADDFLEYVFGGSNADHLAFIFKKELPASKIAEYSAEKELIYRYLYHDNVVLIPGLKELLFDLKTAGIPMAIATSAERANVDFILAETGIREYFTAIADASMVRRGKPDPEVFLKAAAMLKTDPADCLVFEDTLKGIDAALKAKMKVIGVATTHHRVELTEAHSVLSDFSEININKIRELFS
- a CDS encoding M16 family metallopeptidase; protein product: MNTFKKAFLLVISLLAFTLTNAQNRIDFTEYDLDNGLHVILHKDNSTPIVAVTISYHVGSKNENPERTGFAHFFEHLMFEGSENIGRSEFDKIAMNAGASLNANTSFDRTFYYLLLPSNQLELGLWMESERLLHLRIDSIGVETQRSVVKEERKQSYDNRPYGTLMEKTFSAAFKEHPYRWMPIGSAESINIATLEEFMEFHSIFYVPNNATLSIAGDIDVESTKKLVQKYFGDIPRGTKEIYRPDIVEPVKTAEVRDTVYDNIQLPAVVQAYHIPAKGTPDYYALSMLTTLLSDGESSRMTKSIVDKQQKAMFVGAFPFALEDPGLFLVFGIVNSGVAPDDFENAINEEIAKAQQEELSDREFEKLRNKVENDFISRNSTMAGIAESLSDYHMYFGDANLINTEIDRYMAVTKADIKRVANQYLTKENRVVLYYLPKQTL
- a CDS encoding 6-phosphofructokinase; this encodes MNRVMVLTGGGDCPGLNAVIRAIVKRAAREKDWEVVGSIEAFNGILREPTEIVVLDEKAVSGIHYQGGTIIQTTNKGGPFAWPVKQKDGSYIAVDRSDEMIRKIQYLGIDAVINIGGDGSQRISQALFEKGLNIIGVPKTIDNDLSATDATFGFQTAIQIATEAVDKLVTTAASHNRVQILEVMGRNAGWIALNAAVAGGAEICLLPEFPYDIEKVMERIEKRFDKGRGFVNIVIAEGARNIKGDLIAEKSQEVGYANVKLGGVGFRFEEELKEAGCEHSIRTTVLGHLQRGGVPIAYDRVLATQYGVKAFELVLAGEFGRMVSYRHPYITSVTLKEAIQKPNLVDPDTALMKTARGIGICFGD